TGGCCCGGCGGGAAGTTGCGCTTTTCAATGGCGCATTTGTCTGAGAAGCAACGTGTTCCCTTGAGAAAAAGCTTAACGCCATCGCGCCGGCAAAGACGGCAGACAGCTCCTGTATAACGTGCCATTTCATACTCTCCAAAACTTCAGGTGACGATCGTTTTACGCGGGCATCCGCTTCATCACGATCCGTGTAGTTGTTAGTTTTGAGTTTCTAGTTGTTAGCCACGAACGACTAACAACTAGAAACTAATAACTCAAAACTCCAAAAAACTTATACGCGACGGCGCTTGGGCGGACGGCAACCGTTGTGCGGGATCGGCGTGACGTCACGGATGGACCGGACATCAAGACCGGCGGCAGCCAGTGCACGTACCGCGGACTCACGGCCCGAACCAGGACCGGAGACGCGCACGTCGACCGAACGGAGGCCGTGGTCGCGAGCTGCAGTCGCGGCGTTGACCGCTGCCTGCTGCGCCGCGAAGGGCGTTCCCTTACGCGACCCGCGGAAGCCGAGCGAACCCGAGCTCTTCCAGCTCAGCGTGTTGCCGGTCTGGTCCGTGATGGTCACAATGGTGTTGTTGAAGGTCGCCTGTACGAATACGAGGCCGTAAGGAACGTTCTTCCGTTCCCGCTTCTTGAACTTCTTGTTCTTGCCGGCCTTGCCGGTCTTAGCCTGCTGATTCTGCTGCTTCGCCATTACTTGGTCGCCTTCTTCTTTCCGGCAACGGTGCCCTTACGCGG
This genomic stretch from Terriglobus saanensis SP1PR4 harbors:
- the rpsK gene encoding 30S ribosomal protein S11, with protein sequence MAKQQNQQAKTGKAGKNKKFKKRERKNVPYGLVFVQATFNNTIVTITDQTGNTLSWKSSGSLGFRGSRKGTPFAAQQAAVNAATAARDHGLRSVDVRVSGPGSGRESAVRALAAAGLDVRSIRDVTPIPHNGCRPPKRRRV